One window from the genome of Brachyspira hampsonii encodes:
- a CDS encoding PIN/TRAM domain-containing protein, translating to MWRVVYFVLSCIVLALDYFILKHFNYKTLTVFIISAVLVFLFELMFIRKKSSKITLAFFISFFLTLITVLLTITTINIVGISLSLNEKLIILFIEGYLIFGIIIAFIPSISNMFKLTNKDKMKTSKILDTSVIVDGRIYDIAEKKFFDGLLILPEFVIKEVQFLSDARDPQKRIRGRRALEILNKMKSSKNILLSITDIDFPNIKEVDLKLIELAKKMDAKVITNDFNLMKVASIHEVDILNINDLANSLHVVVLPGETINIDLIREGKDKQALGYLEDGTMIVVDNAKHLIGKNVEIEIDNVLPKEAGRVIFASLANSKTNNNKKRHDNKQN from the coding sequence ATGTGGAGAGTAGTATATTTTGTGTTATCTTGTATAGTGCTGGCTTTGGATTATTTTATACTAAAACATTTTAATTATAAGACATTAACAGTATTTATAATAAGTGCAGTATTGGTATTTTTATTTGAATTGATGTTTATTAGAAAGAAATCTTCTAAAATTACATTAGCTTTTTTTATATCATTCTTTCTAACATTAATTACTGTACTTTTGACTATAACTACAATTAATATTGTAGGAATATCATTATCATTAAATGAGAAATTGATTATCCTTTTTATAGAAGGCTATTTAATTTTTGGTATTATTATCGCTTTTATACCAAGCATATCAAATATGTTTAAGCTTACAAATAAGGATAAAATGAAAACTTCAAAGATATTGGATACTTCTGTTATAGTAGACGGAAGAATATATGATATTGCTGAAAAAAAATTTTTTGACGGACTTCTTATACTCCCGGAATTTGTTATAAAAGAAGTACAGTTTTTAAGCGATGCAAGAGATCCTCAGAAAAGAATAAGAGGAAGAAGAGCTTTAGAAATATTAAATAAAATGAAATCTTCTAAGAACATACTTCTTTCTATAACGGATATAGATTTTCCTAATATAAAAGAGGTGGATCTAAAACTTATAGAACTTGCCAAAAAAATGGATGCTAAAGTAATAACAAATGATTTTAATTTGATGAAAGTGGCATCTATACATGAAGTGGATATATTAAATATTAATGATTTAGCAAATTCGCTTCATGTTGTTGTTTTGCCGGGTGAAACTATAAATATAGACCTTATAAGGGAAGGAAAAGACAAACAGGCTTTAGGATATTTGGAAGACGGAACTATGATAGTAGTTGATAATGCCAAACATCTAATAGGTAAAAATGTTGAAATAGAAATAGATAATGTACTGCCTAAAGAAGCGGGTAGAGTAATATTTGCCTCTCTTGCAAACTCCAAAACTAATAATAATAAAAAAAGACATGATAATAAACAGAATTAA